The uncultured Mailhella sp. genome segment GGAGGTCATGGCCTGCGGCTGATCGTAGAAGCCCTGCTGATAGGAGCCGGGCAGATAGGGCGAGCCGTTGAAGGCCGGCTGGGCGTCGCGGTTCTTGCGGTTGCGTCGCGAACGGGAATAGGGACGTCCGTCTTCGGAGAATTCTCCGGGATAGGGCAGAATGTTGGTCACGATGTCGTCGTCGAACCATTCGGGCTGGGGCTGCCCGGTTGCGGCGGGTTCGTCGGCGCGGTTGCCGATGTTGTCGTCGTCGGTGCTTTCGGGTTCGGCGTTCCGGCGGGGCTTGTCAGCGCGGTTGCGGCGCTGCCGACGGGTGTGCTCAGCTCGTTCGGCCTTCTCCTCGGCTTCGGTTGCCGCGGTTTCGTCGTCGGCATTTTCGGGCGTCATGGAGAAGGGGGGCAGCATGTCGTCGAGCACGAGCGCGGAGCCCAAATGAATGATCTGTTCGTCTTCATCGGGCGTCTGATCGGCCTTCTTTTCCGCGTCGGCGCTGCGGGCGCTTCTGCGGGGAGAGCGGCGGGAGCGGCGCTTTTTTTCGGCGGAATCTTCGGCATCGGCCTTTTCGGACGAGCCTTCGGCAGGCTTTTCGGAGGCAGCGGCGGCAACGTTGTCTTCCGCGCCGACTGCGTTTTCCCGGGCCGGAGCCGCGGCGCTTTCCGCCTCCGGAGTCGGGGCGGCCGTGAGCGGAGTTTCCGCAACCGGAGCTTCAGATGTCGGAACGTCGGAAACCGGCGCTTCGGCGGGAACTTCTGCATCCGCAGCCTTGGCGGCCGATTCGGAGATCGCGGCGCGGGGTTTTCTGGTGCGGCGCTTTTTCTCGGGCGCAGCGGTTTCGGCGGCGTTTTCGGGCGTCATGGAGAAGGGGGGCAGCATGTCGTCGAGCACGAGCGCGGAGCCGAGATGAATGATCTGTTCGTCTTCGGCAGGCGTTTCGGCCTTCTTTTCCGCTTCGTCGCTGCGGGCAGCGGCGCTCTTGCGGGTGCGGCTCTTGCGGGCGGCAGGCCTGGTTTCGCTTGTTTCCTCGCTCTGTGCCTCGGAAGCGGCGGCCTTCTTCGTCGTGCGGCGACGGGGCTTTTTTTCTTCCGTGGCTTCGTCCGCAGCAGTTTCTTCCGCAGCTGTGCTTTTGCGGGTGCGGCGGACGGTCTTTTTTTCTCCGGCGGCCGGCTTTTCTTCGGAAGCGGCGGCCTTTCTGGTGCGGCGGGTTTTTGTGGTCTTGATTTCTTCGTTATTCTCTTCGGGAAGAACGGGGTTCTGACTCATGTGATCCTCAAAAAATGTGATACGGCGTCAGCTCTCCAGTCTGCGGAGTGCGACCCTTACGCCCGGGCGTGCAAGCGTAAGCAAGGCGTAGCCCCCGGCGGAAAAGGGGCCGGGATTGGCGACGATGGTGCGTCCGACGCGCTGTATTCCTGCTGATTCGTGGATATGCCCGCACAGGCAGGCGGCGGGCTGATATTCCTCTATGAAATCCCGTATGGCGGTGGAGCCGACGTGACGGCCGCCGTCGATACGGTCACAGACCGTGTTGTACGGAGGATTGTGGGCCACGAGCACCAGCTCTCTGTAGCTGGCGGCGCGGCGGGCCAGATCCTCCAGCCATTCCGAAAAACGTGCCTCTGGAAATTCCGACGGCGTTCCAAAGGGGCTGAACGTAGAGCCGCCCACGCCGAGGAGGGCGACGTCCGGGCTCAGTTCCCGCACGTTGCGGTGCAGGTTGATGCCCTTGGCCTCAAGCCAGTCATTCACCTCGGCGCGATCCATGTTGCCTATCTGGGCAAGAATGACGGGATGCACGGCCTGAAAGGCCTCGATCACCGTGCGGGCGGCGGCAACGCCTCCCAGCGTGGTCAGATCGCCGGTGAGAATGACTCCGGCCGCTTGTTCCAGTTCGGGGATTTCCCTGACACGGCGGATGCAACCGTGGATGTCGCCGAGCACGATCCAGAGCTGTCCGGCATCGGGCTGATCTCCGGCGTTCGCGGAGTCGGCAAAACGCGTGAAGCGCGCCGACGGAGAGCAGCAGCTCGGAATGTACGGAGCTGATTCCGGAACGGGGCTTGGCATGTAGGGAAGGTCCTTTTCCGCTGGAGCGGACGAAAATACCCGCAGAACGTTTCTGCTGGACGCAATATAGACTATTTTTTTTCGTTTGACAAAGGGGGAGGAGAGGGCAAATGCATGAAAATGCGCGGCGCGCGGCGTTTTTTCGCCATTTACTCTGGCAGGTTATTAATGTTGTATTTTCTTCGGAACGGGCGGATTAAAAAAGCGGAAGGCGTATTTTCGGGAACAGAATCCGCATGGAATCTGCAACTTCTTTTTCCCGCGGACGTTTTTCCGGAAACGTTTTCAGTGGCGAGAGCGTCCGCGGCATGCCGGGCGCGGGAGAGAACAGGATCAGCGCCTGCTGAAACGCCCGGAAAGCGCGTCGGCTGTTCGGGCGGAATGCGCACTGCCGGAAACTTTTGGAGAACCGCATGGATGTCGAACACATGAACAAGGATGAGCTGCGCCGGGCGATACGGCGTCGGCGCGTCGAGCTCTCCTGCGGAGAGAAGGGGGCCGCGCGCTCAAGGCGCATGCAGGAGCGGCTGCTTGCCGACGAGCTCTGGCGGCAGTGCCGCCGCGTGGCGCTGTTTGTTTCCGTCAAGGGCGAACCCGACACGTCGCTGCTTCTCGACGAGGCGTGGAGAAGCGGCAGAACCGTGTTTCTTCCGCGTTGTCGGAAGGGCGAGAAGGGCGTCATGGATTTGATTGCCTGCGCCGGAGCGCAGGAGCTTGAAACGTCCGGCTTCGGCATTCCCGAGCCGGTCATGACGGAGCGCTCCCGTCTGCTTTCCGCCGCAGATCTGGCGGACGGGCCGCGGACGTTGATCGTCGTGCCGGGCCTGGCCTTCGACAGGCAGGGATTCCGGCTGGGCTACGGCGGCGGCTATTACGACAGGCTGCTTGCCGAAGCGCGCTGCGCCAGCGTGGGACTGGCCTTTCACGAACTTTTGTTGAACCGTCTTCCCCACGACGAGTGGGACAGGCCCGCACGGGCCGTGTGTACCGAGGAGGAACTGCTTTGTCTCTGACCATGCTTCCCTTTCAGTTTCCGGGCGTGCCCGGCGTGGGCTGCGCGTTCAGCACGCGCGGCTTCGGCACGGTGTCCCTTTCCGGCGGCGATGCCTCGTCCGCGTCGCGTCGCGCGTCGATTCCCGCGCTTCTCGGCGTGGAAGCCTTTGCGGAGGTGCATCAGGTTCACGGCGTGCGCACAGTGTTCGAGCCGAAGGCGCAGAATCCCCATGCCGTGCCCTGCGAGCAGGCCGACGGCATGGCCACGTCCCGCCCCGGACTTGCGCTCATGATTAAGACCGCGGACTGTCAGCCCATTCTTGTGGCGCACGAGTCCGGTCGCTTCGTCATGGCCGTGCACGCGGGCTGGCGGGGCAACAGACAGGAGTATCCGCGCCTTGCGGTGGAAGAGTTCTGCGAGCGCTACGGCCTTGATCCTGCCGAGCTGTGGGCCGTGCGCGGGCCGAGCCTCGGACCGGAGGCCTCGGAGTTCGTGAATT includes the following:
- a CDS encoding metallophosphoesterase is translated as MPSPVPESAPYIPSCCSPSARFTRFADSANAGDQPDAGQLWIVLGDIHGCIRRVREIPELEQAAGVILTGDLTTLGGVAAARTVIEAFQAVHPVILAQIGNMDRAEVNDWLEAKGINLHRNVRELSPDVALLGVGGSTFSPFGTPSEFPEARFSEWLEDLARRAASYRELVLVAHNPPYNTVCDRIDGGRHVGSTAIRDFIEEYQPAACLCGHIHESAGIQRVGRTIVANPGPFSAGGYALLTLARPGVRVALRRLES
- a CDS encoding 5-formyltetrahydrofolate cyclo-ligase yields the protein MDVEHMNKDELRRAIRRRRVELSCGEKGAARSRRMQERLLADELWRQCRRVALFVSVKGEPDTSLLLDEAWRSGRTVFLPRCRKGEKGVMDLIACAGAQELETSGFGIPEPVMTERSRLLSAADLADGPRTLIVVPGLAFDRQGFRLGYGGGYYDRLLAEARCASVGLAFHELLLNRLPHDEWDRPARAVCTEEELLCL
- a CDS encoding laccase domain-containing protein; protein product: MSLTMLPFQFPGVPGVGCAFSTRGFGTVSLSGGDASSASRRASIPALLGVEAFAEVHQVHGVRTVFEPKAQNPHAVPCEQADGMATSRPGLALMIKTADCQPILVAHESGRFVMAVHAGWRGNRQEYPRLAVEEFCERYGLDPAELWAVRGPSLGPEASEFVNFAQEWGPEFLPWYDEARRTVDLWMLARHQLETAGLRPGRILGIDLCTFDNAELFFSYRRFRRFGVEDGRQGSFIWIRAE